Proteins from a single region of Haloterrigena alkaliphila:
- a CDS encoding endonuclease V, which produces MSTARPDLVPDGSLERDEMEAMQREIADAAVFEDEFDFDAATLGDPLASASSPDDPVTVVGVDQSFLTNEAGDQDRALSAVVAMRGGEVIERVHAVTPLEIPYIPGLLSFREGRPILAALEELSVDPDLILFDGSGRIHFRQAGIATHMGVVRDVPSIGVAKSLLCGTPTEDTENLPAGSRVPIESNSRVDAPDGTLLGYAVQTRQYDSPDRYINPLYVSPGHRVGSETAADAALALATSYKLPDPVRLADGYADEAKRGLDE; this is translated from the coding sequence ATGTCCACGGCCCGGCCCGACCTCGTTCCCGACGGCTCGCTCGAGCGCGACGAGATGGAAGCCATGCAGCGCGAAATCGCCGACGCCGCGGTGTTCGAAGACGAGTTCGACTTCGATGCCGCCACGCTCGGCGATCCGCTCGCGTCGGCCTCGAGTCCCGACGACCCCGTGACCGTGGTCGGCGTCGACCAGTCGTTTCTCACGAACGAGGCGGGCGATCAGGACCGGGCGCTGTCCGCCGTCGTCGCGATGCGCGGCGGCGAGGTGATCGAGCGCGTTCACGCCGTCACGCCCCTCGAGATTCCCTACATCCCGGGCCTACTCTCCTTCCGCGAGGGACGGCCGATCCTCGCGGCGCTCGAGGAACTTTCCGTCGACCCGGACCTAATTCTCTTCGACGGCAGCGGCCGCATCCACTTCCGGCAGGCCGGCATCGCGACCCACATGGGCGTCGTCCGCGACGTGCCGAGCATCGGCGTCGCCAAGAGCCTGCTCTGCGGGACGCCGACGGAGGACACCGAGAACCTCCCGGCGGGGTCCCGCGTTCCGATCGAGTCGAACTCGCGGGTCGACGCCCCCGACGGCACACTACTGGGCTACGCGGTCCAGACGCGCCAGTACGACTCGCCGGATCGGTACATCAATCCGCTGTACGTCAGCCCCGGCCACCGCGTCGGCTCCGAAACGGCCGCCGACGCCGCGCTCGCGCTCGCCACGTCGTACAAACTCCCCGACCCCGTCCGTCTGGCCGACGGCTACGCCGACGAGGCGAAGCGCGGACTCGACGAGTGA
- a CDS encoding universal stress protein, producing the protein MMDASTDRPILVAVANPDHTPQLVRTASDLARASDAIVRIVSVVVKSHDSPFSVYSDETIIEQYAENSRKLLDSALAVAPDDVRIDDAQVVSRSVSDGILTAVDETDARALVVGWEDRKRRTDAVLGSTNDRLLERAPCDLYVERIGHEADGVDSILLPVAGGPHVRPAVDVANAIAARNDAAVSFCSVIDDDADPSVARESIERATTFLEDAPGPPVRSESTIYDGGDVVETLLEAAAEHDIVVFGATRQGAVHRRLVGSIPRRVARRTDRTVILARDGDAVGGPVIRRLRRLLPTP; encoded by the coding sequence ATGATGGACGCTTCGACGGACCGACCGATACTGGTCGCTGTCGCAAACCCCGACCACACCCCGCAACTCGTCCGAACGGCCAGTGACCTCGCTCGAGCGAGCGACGCGATCGTTCGGATCGTCTCGGTCGTCGTCAAGTCCCACGACTCGCCGTTTTCCGTCTATTCGGACGAGACGATCATCGAGCAGTACGCGGAAAACAGCCGGAAGCTACTCGACAGCGCACTCGCCGTCGCGCCGGACGACGTCAGGATCGACGACGCACAGGTCGTCAGTCGGTCGGTTTCCGACGGGATACTCACGGCGGTCGACGAGACCGACGCGCGGGCGCTCGTCGTCGGCTGGGAGGACCGCAAGCGCCGAACCGACGCGGTACTCGGCTCGACGAACGATCGGCTTCTCGAGCGCGCCCCGTGTGATCTCTACGTCGAACGCATCGGGCACGAGGCCGACGGCGTCGACTCGATCCTGCTGCCGGTCGCGGGCGGTCCGCACGTCCGGCCGGCGGTCGACGTGGCGAACGCGATCGCGGCCCGCAACGATGCGGCCGTCTCGTTCTGCTCGGTCATCGACGACGACGCGGATCCGTCGGTGGCCCGCGAATCGATCGAACGGGCGACGACGTTCCTCGAGGACGCGCCGGGGCCGCCCGTTCGGTCGGAATCGACGATCTACGACGGCGGCGACGTCGTCGAGACGCTCCTCGAGGCCGCGGCCGAACACGATATCGTCGTCTTCGGGGCGACGCGTCAGGGGGCGGTTCACCGCCGCCTCGTCGGTTCCATCCCGCGGAGGGTGGCGCGCCGAACCGACCGCACGGTGATCCTCGCTCGAGACGGGGACGCCGTCGGCGGGCCGGTGATCCGCCGGCTCAGACGGCTCTTGCCGACTCCGTGA
- a CDS encoding SDR family oxidoreductase, translating into MATAEDVERTDDDGPDGAVVEDDRNAAPGTADDRVEETTVGDGDDRYTRKKSVLITGCSSGIGRATATAFLRDDWQVFATARNEDDIAALEEAGCTTFALDVTDPEQVAEAVERVVDVAGAIDCLVNNAGYAQMGPMEDVATSDLHRQFDVNVYGPHRLVRAALPHMRAQGAGRIINVSSVVGRIAFPGSGAYAGSKHALEAMSDSLRAEVEEFGIDVTVIEPGPVETNFSDRVDEELPDDERTPAYETLYDLYDEMQLIGGGNGGPFASSAEDVAAAILEAATTPEPPARYPVGPLAQYGVYARFLPDTLRDAGYRLLRKLV; encoded by the coding sequence ATGGCCACCGCTGAGGACGTCGAGCGCACAGACGACGACGGGCCGGACGGCGCCGTCGTCGAGGATGACCGTAATGCGGCACCGGGAACCGCCGACGACCGCGTCGAGGAGACGACCGTGGGCGACGGGGACGACCGCTACACGCGCAAGAAGAGCGTCCTGATCACCGGTTGTTCCTCGGGCATCGGCCGGGCGACCGCTACCGCCTTCCTGCGAGACGACTGGCAGGTGTTCGCCACGGCCCGCAACGAAGACGACATCGCGGCCCTCGAGGAGGCCGGCTGTACGACGTTCGCGCTGGACGTCACCGACCCCGAACAGGTCGCGGAGGCGGTCGAACGGGTCGTCGACGTCGCCGGCGCCATCGACTGTCTCGTCAACAACGCCGGCTACGCCCAGATGGGGCCGATGGAGGACGTCGCGACGTCGGACCTCCACCGCCAGTTCGACGTCAACGTCTACGGCCCCCACCGGCTCGTTCGCGCCGCCTTGCCCCACATGCGCGCCCAGGGCGCCGGGCGGATCATCAACGTCTCGAGCGTCGTCGGTCGGATCGCGTTCCCCGGATCGGGCGCGTACGCCGGGTCGAAACACGCCCTCGAGGCGATGAGCGACTCGCTGCGCGCCGAGGTCGAGGAGTTCGGCATCGACGTCACCGTGATCGAACCCGGCCCGGTCGAGACGAACTTCTCCGACCGCGTCGACGAGGAACTGCCCGACGACGAGCGGACGCCCGCCTACGAGACGCTGTACGACCTCTACGACGAGATGCAACTGATCGGCGGCGGCAACGGCGGCCCCTTCGCATCCTCGGCCGAGGACGTCGCCGCGGCCATCCTCGAGGCCGCCACGACGCCCGAGCCGCCGGCCCGGTATCCGGTCGGACCGCTGGCTCAGTACGGCGTCTACGCGCGATTCTTGCCGGACACGCTTCGCGACGCGGGCTACCGGCTGCTCCGGAAGTTAGTCTGA
- a CDS encoding Lrp/AsnC family transcriptional regulator, whose translation MPDRTTARRREDAILEVLEESSPATTADLATALETHPVTIERRCRALYRSGRIRRCTGGAYALAESGADRPAASAIDDASADRTTSTNPAD comes from the coding sequence ATGCCAGACCGCACCACAGCACGACGACGGGAGGACGCGATTCTCGAGGTCCTCGAGGAGTCGAGTCCGGCGACGACCGCCGACCTCGCGACGGCGCTCGAGACGCATCCGGTAACGATCGAGCGCCGCTGTCGTGCGCTGTACCGGTCCGGGCGTATCCGTCGCTGTACCGGCGGCGCGTACGCGCTCGCCGAGTCCGGCGCCGATCGGCCCGCGGCGTCGGCGATCGACGACGCGAGCGCCGACCGAACCACGTCGACGAACCCCGCCGACTGA
- a CDS encoding MFS transporter, producing the protein MDRSYWRTVALVTLWQVSASICYYTVFAATTFFRDAFGLARVSVGFVVTALTLGYAVWLLPAGALIDRFGERRSLVLGLVGLATGATLVAGAPSYALLLAAAFVLGSAYATAIPGTNKAIYDAITEGRQNLALGIKQVGVTAGSGISALLVTGLAGVLFWQAGFLIATGVAVVVALLFAVCYEESGDGDGTGYLDFRALSRNRPYRVLVAAGFFLGAALFTTTGYTVLYVEEAVGASAAFGGVVLALVQLFGSVGRVVGGWLSDNLPGDPDVRIGAILIVQSLGSAALFLVVAATATVRGAVVAFSALGFFVLGNTGVYYSYMATLVSSDEMGGATAAGQLSLVAGSIVSPPAFGYLADAAGYRASWWLLAAGTVLAAGLLSYAVRLEPPVDEPAMSE; encoded by the coding sequence ATGGACCGGTCGTACTGGCGGACGGTCGCGCTCGTGACGCTGTGGCAGGTGTCGGCGAGTATCTGTTACTACACGGTTTTCGCCGCGACGACGTTCTTCCGCGACGCGTTCGGGCTCGCGCGCGTTTCGGTCGGCTTCGTCGTGACCGCGCTCACGCTGGGCTACGCGGTCTGGCTCCTGCCGGCGGGCGCGCTGATCGACCGGTTCGGCGAGCGGCGGTCGCTCGTGCTCGGACTCGTCGGGCTGGCGACCGGCGCCACGCTGGTGGCCGGCGCGCCCAGCTACGCGCTGTTGCTCGCGGCCGCGTTCGTCCTCGGGTCGGCGTACGCGACGGCGATTCCGGGGACGAACAAGGCGATCTACGACGCCATCACCGAGGGCCGCCAGAACCTCGCGCTGGGGATCAAACAGGTCGGCGTCACGGCCGGCAGCGGGATCAGCGCCCTGCTCGTGACGGGGCTGGCGGGCGTCCTATTCTGGCAAGCCGGGTTCCTGATCGCCACCGGCGTCGCCGTCGTCGTCGCGCTGCTCTTCGCCGTTTGCTACGAGGAATCCGGCGACGGCGACGGGACGGGCTATCTCGACTTCCGCGCGCTGTCCCGGAACCGTCCCTACCGCGTCCTCGTCGCCGCCGGCTTCTTCCTCGGTGCGGCGCTGTTCACCACGACCGGCTACACCGTACTGTACGTCGAGGAGGCGGTCGGCGCCTCGGCCGCGTTCGGCGGGGTCGTCCTCGCGCTCGTCCAGCTGTTCGGGAGCGTCGGCCGCGTGGTCGGCGGCTGGCTCAGCGACAACCTCCCCGGCGATCCGGACGTTCGGATCGGTGCGATCCTGATCGTACAGTCGCTCGGGAGCGCCGCGCTGTTCCTCGTCGTCGCGGCGACCGCGACGGTCCGCGGCGCCGTCGTCGCCTTCTCGGCGCTGGGCTTTTTCGTCCTCGGGAACACCGGCGTCTACTACTCCTACATGGCGACGCTCGTCTCGAGCGACGAGATGGGCGGTGCGACCGCCGCCGGACAGCTCTCGCTGGTCGCCGGTTCGATCGTCTCCCCGCCCGCGTTCGGCTACCTCGCGGACGCCGCCGGCTACCGCGCCTCGTGGTGGCTGCTCGCCGCCGGCACCGTCCTCGCCGCCGGACTCCTGTCGTACGCCGTTCGACTCGAGCCGCCGGTCGACGAGCCGGCGATGAGCGAGTGA